The following proteins come from a genomic window of Misgurnus anguillicaudatus chromosome 10, ASM2758022v2, whole genome shotgun sequence:
- the cd22 gene encoding B-cell receptor CD22 isoform X1 — MFYIGIFIQLSLSAAVSSFSISYSPRSICAFENSSVEFSCTFDFPYGHTLVVSKWFKPRKDQKQDGSQQGMFVYHTDDAEIHERYMNRTTYANQDKNCSLKLHNVSRKDIGRYFFRFETNYWWGKYTGLGGIDLSIAVLPFRVTVNTQKTNREINEGDSVTLTCNTENCTPTQEAFIWFKNGRLLPKATEQTLRFSSVSREDFGNYSCGLKNSDTTLTTETLLDVRYRPHNVQIINFPSKEIEEGDSLTLNCKSNANPALTNYTWFKISDTNTSYIGYGSKYSLKTVSQKNAGRYLCVAVNDVGSQNSSVIELKVKEHSRLDFLLIATTVLLLGIAVTLIIFCIMKRRKQIASKKLPAEKTSTVTPTEEIYENLRNSLKSEEISTNLTYADLMLPPASSDRPHYSSQEDMTVIYSILSDREETKTIEQI, encoded by the exons ATGTTTTACATCGGGATATTCATTCAGCTGTCTCTGTCAG CTGCCGTGTCTTCATTTTCAATTTCATACAGTCCTAGATCCATATGTGCATTTGAAAACTCATCTGTGGAATTTAGCTGCACCTTTGATTTTCCATATGGTCACACGCTTGTAGTATCAAAATGGTTTAAGCCGAGAAAAGATCAAAAACAAGACGGTTCACAGCAGGGAATGTTTGTCTATCACACCGATGATGCAGAGATCCACGAACGTTACATGAACAGAACCACGTATGCAAACCAAGACAAAAACTGCAGCTTAAAGTTACATAATGTCTCCAGAAAAGACATTGGAAGATACTTCTTTCGTTTTGAAACAAACTATTGGTGGGGGAAATACACCGGACTAGGTGGCATTGATCTCAGTATAGCAG TTCTGCCTTTTAGAGTAACAGTGAATACACAAAAGACAAACAGAGAAATTAATGAAGGAGACTCTGTGACGCTGACATGCAATACAGAAAACTGCACTCCAACACAAGAGGCGTTCATTTGGTTTAAAAATGGACGACTTCTACCAAAGGCCACCGAACAAACGCTACGATTCTCATCCGTCTCTCGTGAAGATTTTGGCAACTACTCCTGCGGTCTGAAGAACAGCGACACAACCTTAACAACTGAAACATTGCTTGATGTCAGAT ACAGACCACACAACGTTCAAATCATCAACTTCCCGTCTAAAGAGATTGAGGAAGGAGATTCATTGACTCTTAACTGTAAGAGCAATGCCAACCCTGCATTGACAAACTACACCTGGTTTAAGATCAGCGATACAAACACCTCTTATATAGGATATGGTAGTAAATACTCCCTCAAAACTGTGAGTCAGAAAAATGCTGGACGATACCTCTGTGTTGCCGTGAATGATGTGGGTTCTCAAAACTCTAGTGTCATTGAACTGAAAGTTAAAG aGCATAGTCGTCTCGATTTCTTGTTGATTGCCACGACTGTGTTATTGTTGGGCATTGCCGTAACGCTGATCATCTTCTGTATTATGAAAAG GAGGAAACAGATTGCATCCAAGAAACTGCCTGCAGAAAAG ACATCTACAGTCACACCCACAGAAGAAATCTATGAGAACCTGAGAAATTCACTCAAATCTGAAGAAATCTCAACCAACCTGACATATGCAGATCTGATGCTTCCTCCAGCATCTTCAGACAG aCCACATTACAGCAGTCAAGAGGACATGACAGTGATCTACAGCATACTGAGCGACAGAGAAGAAACAAAGACCATTGAGCAAATCTAA
- the cd22 gene encoding B-cell receptor CD22 isoform X3: MFVYHTDDAEIHERYMNRTTYANQDKNCSLKLHNVSRKDIGRYFFRFETNYWWGKYTGLGGIDLSIAVLPFRVTVNTQKTNREINEGDSVTLTCNTENCTPTQEAFIWFKNGRLLPKATEQTLRFSSVSREDFGNYSCGLKNSDTTLTTETLLDVRYRPHNVQIINFPSKEIEEGDSLTLNCKSNANPALTNYTWFKISDTNTSYIGYGSKYSLKTVSQKNAGRYLCVAVNDVGSQNSSVIELKVKEHSRLDFLLIATTVLLLGIAVTLIIFCIMKRRKQIASKKLPAEKTSTVTPTEEIYENLRNSLKSEEISTNLTYADLMLPPASSDRPHYSSQEDMTVIYSILSDREETKTIEQI; the protein is encoded by the exons ATGTTTGTCTATCACACCGATGATGCAGAGATCCACGAACGTTACATGAACAGAACCACGTATGCAAACCAAGACAAAAACTGCAGCTTAAAGTTACATAATGTCTCCAGAAAAGACATTGGAAGATACTTCTTTCGTTTTGAAACAAACTATTGGTGGGGGAAATACACCGGACTAGGTGGCATTGATCTCAGTATAGCAG TTCTGCCTTTTAGAGTAACAGTGAATACACAAAAGACAAACAGAGAAATTAATGAAGGAGACTCTGTGACGCTGACATGCAATACAGAAAACTGCACTCCAACACAAGAGGCGTTCATTTGGTTTAAAAATGGACGACTTCTACCAAAGGCCACCGAACAAACGCTACGATTCTCATCCGTCTCTCGTGAAGATTTTGGCAACTACTCCTGCGGTCTGAAGAACAGCGACACAACCTTAACAACTGAAACATTGCTTGATGTCAGAT ACAGACCACACAACGTTCAAATCATCAACTTCCCGTCTAAAGAGATTGAGGAAGGAGATTCATTGACTCTTAACTGTAAGAGCAATGCCAACCCTGCATTGACAAACTACACCTGGTTTAAGATCAGCGATACAAACACCTCTTATATAGGATATGGTAGTAAATACTCCCTCAAAACTGTGAGTCAGAAAAATGCTGGACGATACCTCTGTGTTGCCGTGAATGATGTGGGTTCTCAAAACTCTAGTGTCATTGAACTGAAAGTTAAAG aGCATAGTCGTCTCGATTTCTTGTTGATTGCCACGACTGTGTTATTGTTGGGCATTGCCGTAACGCTGATCATCTTCTGTATTATGAAAAG GAGGAAACAGATTGCATCCAAGAAACTGCCTGCAGAAAAG ACATCTACAGTCACACCCACAGAAGAAATCTATGAGAACCTGAGAAATTCACTCAAATCTGAAGAAATCTCAACCAACCTGACATATGCAGATCTGATGCTTCCTCCAGCATCTTCAGACAG aCCACATTACAGCAGTCAAGAGGACATGACAGTGATCTACAGCATACTGAGCGACAGAGAAGAAACAAAGACCATTGAGCAAATCTAA